Genomic window (Xylanimonas protaetiae):
AGCGCCTCATGACCACACCGCTCGGCAAGGGCGACCTCGTCGCCGGGTACGCGATCGCGTTCGGGGCGCTCGCGACCGTGCAGGCCGTCGTCGTCGTCGGCTTCGCGCTGCTCGTCGGGATGGACGTGGCCGGCCCGCTGGGGCTGGTGCTGCTCGTCGCGCTGCTCGACGCGGTGCTGGGGTGCACGCTGGGCCTGGCGGCGTCGGCCGTGGCCCGCACGGAGTTCCAGGCCGTGCAGATGATGCCCGCGGTGATCATCCCGCAGCTCATCACGTGCGGGATCCTCATGCCCCGCGACGAGATGCCGCATGTGCTGGAGTGGATCAGCCGCGTCCTGCCGCTGACGTACGCGGTCGAGTCGCTCCAGCAGCTCGCGGCGGGCGCGGGCTGGGCGGACGTGCGCGGCGCGATCGGCGTGATCGCGGTGTGGATCGTGGCCGCGGTAGCACTAGGCGTCCTGACGCTGCGCCGCCGCACGGAGTAGGGGACCCAGTCTGATCGTCGGTTGGGGTTCTGATCGTCGGAAGCGACCGACGATCAGACCC
Coding sequences:
- a CDS encoding ABC transporter permease, coding for MSLTLATAGRVLSQLRHDRRTIALIILLPCLIVGLVAWMFDGTPVLDQFGPVLVGFFPLFVMFLVTSVTMQRERSSGTLERLMTTPLGKGDLVAGYAIAFGALATVQAVVVVGFALLVGMDVAGPLGLVLLVALLDAVLGCTLGLAASAVARTEFQAVQMMPAVIIPQLITCGILMPRDEMPHVLEWISRVLPLTYAVESLQQLAAGAGWADVRGAIGVIAVWIVAAVALGVLTLRRRTE